From Paenibacillus graminis:
CAGAACCGCGTGGCAGAGCTGGTGGAGCTTACGGGTCTCAAGGGTTTTGAAAAGCGTTATCCGCATCAGCTCTCAGGCGGTCAGCGCCAGCGTGTTGCCTTTGCCCGGGCGCTTGCGCCTGAACCGCAGCTGCTGCTGCTGGATGAACCGTTCGCTGCGATTGACGCAAAAATCCGGCAGGAGCTGCGTTCGTGGCTGCGCGAGCTGATTGAGCGTGTCGGCATCACCTCGATTTTCGTGACCCATGACCAGGATGAAGCCATTGAAGTTGCTGACGAGATCATGATTATTAATCAAGGCCGGCTGGAGCAGAAGGGCACGCCTTGGGACATCTATAAAGAACCGAAGACGCCGTTTGTCGCGACCTTTATCGGGGAGTCTACGCTGATCGGGAGCGCCGCGGAGCTGAAGGGCTTCCACAATACGGGAGGCAAGCCTACCAAGGCGCTGATCCGTCCGGAATATATCGAAGTAGGCAACCTGAATGAATTCAAGATGGCTTCGGCTACGGAGCAGGGCATCGTGAAACATCTGCATTTCCGCGGCAGCGAATGGCTGGTTGAGGTGGAAGTGAACGGCCATAAGCTGGTAACCTACCGCTCGCTGGAAAAAGAAACCCTGACCCCTGGCCAGGAAATCGCGGTGCTTGTCCACCGTGCTTATCTTTTCAACGACGAGCGGAGCTGGATTCAAGAGAACGGATTGAAGGAAGACCCAATGCCTGTCTTTATCTAACTAAAGGATGTGTCGCCGGGATGAGGTTTTTCAAAAGGAGCAGACAACTGCACGGCTGGCGGGCTGCCCTAATGCTGGCAATACTCGCGCTGGCGGTGACCGGGTGCGGGAACGGACAAGAAAGCTCTGCGGCTGTGAAGCCGCAAGGGGATCTTACGCTGGTGGTAGGAGCCTATAGTGTGGCGAAGGATGCCATGGGCGAAATTCTGCCCCTGTTCGCGGCAGAGTGGAAGGCCAAAACGGGGCAGACGCTCACGTTCCAGCAGTCTTATGAGGCATCGGGAACCCAGGCCCGGGCCATTGCCGGCGGATTTGAAGCCGATGTGACGCTGCTGGCGATGGAAGGCGATGTCGACAAGCTGGTGAAGGCGGGACTGGTTGAAGCGGACTGGAAGAAACGGGGCGTGAACGGGATGGTGACCCGCTCGGTGGTGGCGCTCGGTACCCGGGAGGGGAACCCTAAGGGCATTCATGATTTTGCCGACCTGGCGAAGCCGGGAGTAAAGGTGCTCTATCCCAACCCCAAAACCTCCGGGGGAGCCCAATGGGACATCAATGCCATCTATGGGGCAGGATTGAAGCTGTCCGAGGAGCAGGAAGGGGCAAAGGACCCGGCTGCCGCCAAAGCTTTTTTGGAGAGCGTACACGCCAATGTAGAATCTCTGGATAAAAGCGGGCGGGCTTCCATGGCGGCTTTTGAATACGGGGTGGGCGATGTGATCGTCACTTATGAAAATGAGCTTCTGGCCCGGATCGCGCAAGGCGTTAAGTATGAGGTGATTATTCCCAAGAACACGATCCTGATCGAAAATCCGGCAGCGGTCGTGGATAAGTATGCTGAGGAACATGGCACCAGCGAAGCTGCAGGCGCATTAGTGGATTATTTGACCACGCCGGAGGCACAGCAGGTTTTTGCCAAATATGGGTTCCGGCCCGTTGACAAGCAGGTGTATGCAGAGAATGAGAGCCGTTATCCGGTGCCGGCGGGTCTGTTCGATATTTCCTATCTGGGCGGCTGGAATGAGGTTCGGACGACACTGTACTCGAAACGCGGCATCTGGTATCAGGTGCTGGCCGGAATCTAGGGCACGGAACGATGAGTGATGGGTTACATGAGTATGAGTTTATGAGTAAGATGAGTAAGATGAGTATATGAGTAGTATGGGTATATGAGCATAGATTGGAATTGGATTAGTAAAAGAGTTGTCTCATCGGCGGGCTAGCCTGCAGAACGGGATGGCTCTTTTTTGGTTTTTATGTCCGGCCTGGCGTGTGCAGCAGCGAAAGAACAGAGCTGCTTTCGAAGAAGATGCTGAACGGCATGAAAGATTTTGGGGGGGGCAGTAAATTAAACTGGAATGTTGTACAGCATGCAGGTAGTGCGGCGGATTTAATGTGGAATGAGCAGAGATGTTGTAAGGCGTGCAGGATTTGGAGTAAATGTGGGGTGAAGCGAGCAGAAATGTTGTATAACGTGCAGGATTATCTCAGGTCGCTGCTCAAGGTGCATAGTCTAACGGTGGTGTGTTGGGAAAACGAGTCCTCTCTTTCACTAACAGGATGCAATCGATCGCTGAGCTGTTCTATAATGGTAAAGTGTTTTTGGAACCGTGATGATATTAGAAGGAGGTCTTGCTTGTGGACACATTGGTATTTTTGGGAACTGGAGACGCCATGGGCGTACCCCGGGTATATTGCAGCTGCGAGACCTGCATGGAGGCAAGAAGCAGCGGAGACAACGCCCGGCTGCGCTCCTCCGTGCTTATCGATAATGGCAGTGATTTCTGGGTCATTGACTGCGGGCCGGATTGGCGGCGGCAAATGGAGCTGCAGGGGCGGCGGAGCATGCGCAGGCTGCTGGTGACACATCCGCACTTCGATCATATCGGCGGACTGCCGGAATGGGCCGACAGCTGCCGCTGGATGGGGTACAGAGGGGAGCTCTATGCTCCGGCGGAGGTGATCCCAGTGATTCAGCGGCAGTATCCGTGGCTTGGCGGACATATCGATATGATTCCGTGCGATGGCGGTCTTGAGCTGGATGGCTGGCAGGTCCGCACCTGGCGGGTTAACCACGGGAAGAACGGCTACTCCTACGCCTACCGGCTGGAAAAGGACGGCTACGCCTGGGTCTATTGCCCGGACTCGATTTCGCTGGGACCGGAGGAGACAAAGCATATGCATGGAGCAGATCTGCTGGTGCTGGGGACAAGCTTTTATTATGAATCCGCCGAGCTGTCCACCCGTTCGGTGTACGATATGACCGAAGCGGCAGAGCTGCTGGACATCGTGGAGCCGGTCCGTGCGGTGTATACGCATATGTCGCATGATGTGGATATGAGAAAAGACTATATTCTGCCGGGGAATGTGACGCTCGCGGTAACGGGGCTCAAGCTGCAGCTGGGTCACGGCAAAGGTTGAGACTCATAGAGGAATTCCGGTTGTTTACGGAAGTCAGTCGGATTAGAACTCGAACTTTTGCTTGAGAGAAGCAGGTGAGCAGGTGTTAGTTGGAAAAAGGGAACTTATTTCCTTAAAAAATCAATGATTGAGAGATTTTAGTGGAAAAAGGGAACTTAATTGGGCAATATTACTCTTCCAGGAGCAAAATGAGCTGAATTAGTGCCCCTTTTTCCACTTCGCCTGGGGAGTACAGGGGATTCGAACGAATTAGTGCTCCTTTTTCCACTTCGCCTGGGGAGTACAGGGGATTCGAGCAAATTAGTGCCCCTTATTCCACTTAACTAATGGGGACTGTCCCAGGTTTCATGAAGGGTCCTCAGACAACGCTAAACTGAAATCTAAAACGGCTGCGCCGTCCTTCACTGGACAACGTAGCCGTTTTATTTTGTCGTGTCCGTTAATTCATCGTCATGCCGCCGGTCACGTTAATGGCCTGGCCCGTCATATAAGAGGCCAGCGGGCTGGCGAGGAACAATACCACATTGGCTACATCCTCCGGTTCGGCCGTCCGGCCCAGCGGCACCTGCGAGCGGTCCTCGGCCAGAATATCCTCCGGCTGCATGCCGCGCAGGGCTGCACCTTCCACACGCTCGCGCCGCTTCATGTCTGTCTCGACGATGCCGGGACAGACGGCGTTCACCAGAATTTGCGCTTGGGCCAGCTCCAGCGCCATCACCTTGGTGAAGCCAAGCACAGCATGCTTGGACGCGACATAGTTGCCCATGCAGCGGTAGCCGTTTTTGCCTGCCTGTGAGGCAATATTGATGATGCGGCCGCCTCCGCCCTGGTGCAGCATTTGTCTGGCTCCCGCCTGGGAGACCAGATATACGCCTTTGGCGTTGATATCCATGACCTTGTCCCAGTCTTCCTCCCGGATATCCACGGCGTAATCCATCGTCGAGGTCCCGCTGTTGTTCACCAGGAAATCGACTCCGCCAAAAGCCTCCACAGCAGTGTCAATCAGCCGCGCAGCGTCCGCACTTACGGTAACATTCATCTGAATCTGCACCAGCCGGTCATGGATACGTTCAATGCCGGGGCGGCAGGCGATATCTCCGATAACTACATTCGCTCCGGCCTTAAGGAATAAATCAGCGATTCCCCTGCCGATTCCGGTGAGTCCTCCGGTTACAACAAGGGTTTTGCCGGCAAAGTCAATATTCAGCATCGTATGAAGGTTCCTTTCAGGCTAGCTGCGGAAGGGATCATCACTGATGCCGGCCTCCAGCACAAGTCTGGCGTATTCCTTAGCGCTGAACAGGGAGTGGTCTTTATAGTTGCCGCATTCCAGTGCGGACACAGCCGGCACATGCTCGGTTTCCAGCACTTTATGCAGGACCTTGGTCAGTGCAGCGGCAACATCGGCCGGATCATGCTCATCCCAGATGATCAGATAAAAGCCGGTTCTGCAACCCATCGGAGAGATATCAATGATTCCCTCGAGCTCGTCACGCAGGTAGGTAGCCAGCAGATGCTCCAGCGTATGGACTGCTGCCGTGGGCAGAGCGTCGGCATTCGGCTGCAGGAAGCGCAGATCATATTTTTGAATGGTGCTGCCTTTCTCGTTCTTCTCCGTCCCTGCGACCCGCACATAAGGGGCCTTTACCTTCGTATGATCCAATTGGAAACTTTCAACTTTTGCCATGTGTTCCTCTTCCTTTCGGCCTTTTCATATCAAACTATCACAATGAATAAGAGAAGTAAATAGTTAATCCAAGTATACTAATCTGCTTAATTAAAATGTGTTGACACGTATATTAATGCATTGTAAGATATGAATCAAATTAATTCACATCAACTTACTAGGAATAATAGGGGGAGAAACATCCGTATGAAGAAAACATGGATTCATTCAACGTTGCTGGTCGTCGCCGTCGCTTTATTTACTGCCGGATGCGGCAATGACAGGGAAGCTTCCGGTGCTGGCAGCAATTCCTCCGCACAAGAGAAGAAAACACTGAAGATCAGCTTTAATCCCGGACCTTACAGCGACCAGTTCAAGAACGGCGTTGCGCCTTATCTGGAGAAGAAGGGCTATACCATTACCTATAAAGAGTTCACGGACGGCATTCAGCCCAATGTGGCGGTAGCGAACGGCGAAATTGATGCCAACGTGTTCCAGCATTCGTTATATCTGCAGTCGATTAATGAGCGGGAAAAAATAGATCTGGCGGGTGTAGTGCAGGTGCCGACTCCTCCAATGGGGCTGTATTCCAAAAAACATGACAGCCTGGATGAAGTGAAGGATGGCGATCAGGTCAATCTGCCGAATGAACCGGTAAATATGCTCCGGGCACTGAATGTGCTGAAGGATGTGGGCTGGATTACACTGAAAGACAACATTGATCCTTTACAGACTTCGCTGGCTGACATTACCTCGAATCCGCACAACCTGAAGTTTATTGCCACCGAGCCGGCACAGGGGCCGCGGGCGCTGGAGGATGTGGATTATGCCGCGATTCAGGGGAACTTCGCCGTATCGAATAACATCAAGCTGACTACGGCCCTGCAGCTGGAGAATATGACTGATCCGTTCACGAATATCGTGGCAGTGGACAGCAAGAACAAGGATGCTCAATTTGTTAAGGATATCATCGAAGGGTACCATTCGGATGAATTCCAGAAATACATCAAGTCGAACCCGGATTATGAAGGCTACAAGCTGCCGGCGTATTTTAAATAATAATACCCTTCCGATCTGTCATTCCTCTTCAGCGGGGAGTGGCAGATCATTGTCTATTCCAAAGAATTTGCGAAGAGGTGCAAGAGCATGGATTTTATACCCTCCAGAAACGTCACAGAGCTTCCCGGTAATTATTTCAACGCTATGAAAGCCAAAATCGCCTTATACCGCAGCAGAGGAATCGATGTCATTGATCTGGCCAGCGGCAATCCCGACCAGCCGACGCCGGAACATATTGTTGCCGCCTTGAAGGAGGCGGTCGACAAGCCGGAGAATCAGGGCTACCCGCCCTTTTATGGCAAAAGCGCTACGCTTGAAGCCATCGCTGCTTTTTATCAGCGTGAATATGGGGTGGATCTTGACCCCGAGACGGAAGTCGCAGTGTTCAGCGGTTCAGGAATCGGGGTGGTCGGCATTCCGCAGAGCCTGCTGAATCCGGGAGATCTGCTGCTGACGGTGGACCCCGCCTATCCGGCCTATCACGCGGCGGCCGCCTTAGCCGGAGCCCGTGTTCATACGATCCCCGTCCATGAAGCCGAGGGCTTCCTACCTGATTACGGGACAGTTCCGGAAGAATTAGCCCGTCAGGTCAAGCTGCTGATGCTGAACTATCCCAACAATCCGACGGGGGCGGTGGCTACGGCGGATTTCTATGAGCGGACGCTTGCTTTTGCGGCCCGTTATCGATTTCCGGTGCTGAACGATTTCGCATACGGGGCTTTTGGCTTTGACGGCCATAAGCCGGTCAGTCTGCTGCAGCAGCCGGGCGGCAAGGAATATGGCATTGAGACCTATACGGCCTCCAAAACGTTCAACATGGCCGGCTGGCGCTTCGGATTTGCCGTGGGCAACGCCTCGATTATCGCGGCACTGAAGCATTATCACACCCAGGCGTACAGCACGGTGTTCGGTGCAGTGCAGGATGCGGCGGCGGCCGCGCTGCTGGGTCCGCAGGAGGGGGTTGCAGAGCTTGGCAGACTGTATGAGCGGCGGCGTGATGTGCTGGTCGCCAGACTTCGGGAGCTGGGTTGGGAGATCAACGCTCCGCAGGGCACCTTTTTTGCCTGGTTCAGAGTCCCGGAAGGCTATACAGCGGCGTCTTTCGCCGCATGTCTGCTGGATGAGGCGCAGGTTGCCGTCGCTGAAGGCGGCGGTTTTGGAGCGCAGGGTCGCGAATATGTGCGGGTCAGCCTCGTGAACAGCGAGGACAAGCTGAACGAAGCCGTTGACCGGATTGCGGCAGCGGGCATTTTCAAACGGGTCAAGTTATCGGCAGGTCAGGAGGCGGTGCGCCATGATTGAGATTAAAAATGTATACAAAACCTTTGAACGCAAAGGCCAGTCCATTGAAGCCCTGCGCGGCGTCAGCATAAGTATTGCCAGAGGGGACATTTACGGCGTTATCGGCTACAGCGGGGCCGGCAAAAGCACGCTGATCCGCCTGGTCAACGCGCTGGAAAGGCCCACTTCCGGGGAAGTGCTGGTGGAAGGCCAGGATCTTGCAGGCTATAATCCGGCAGAGCTGCGGCAGGCCAAAAAGAACATCGGGATGATCTTTCAGCATTTCAATCTGCTGGAATCCAAAACCGTGTTCGACAACATCGCCATTCCGCTGGTGCTGCTGAAGCGAAGCAAACAGGAAATCCGCGAGCGGGTGACCGAACTGCTTGAATTCACGGGACTCGGGGATAAAGCGCACAGCTACCCTAAGGAACTATCAGGCGGGCAAAAGCAGCGGGTCGGCATTGCCCGGGCGCTGGCGAGCAATCCCTCCATTCTGCTCTGCGATGAGGCAACTTCGGCGCTTGATCCGCAGACAACCAAGTCAATTCTGGAGCTGCTCCAAAAAATTAACGAAGAGTACAACATTACGATCATGATCATCACCCATGAAATGGCTGTCATTCAGCAGATCTGTAACAAGGTGGCCGTCATGGAGCGCGGGGAAATTATCGAACAGGGCAATGTGCTGGATGTGTTCGGGAGTCCGCATCATCCGACGACGCAGAGCTTTGTGCAGACGGTTATACACAACAGTGTGCCGCAGAGCGTGCTGCATACCCTGAAGGCGGAAAGCGGACGGCGGCTGTTCAAGCTGAAGTTTGTCGGCGGGGCGGCTTCGGAGCCGATCATCAACAGCCTCATCCGCAGGTATGAGGTGGATGTAAATATTCTGTTCGCCAATATGACGGAGATCCAAAATACAACGCTGGGCAATATGATTCTGCAGATGCACGGCGACCATACAGTGATTGACCGGGCAGCGGATTTTATCGTCAGTCAGGGCGTTGAGATCACGGAGGTGGAAGCTTAAATGTTCGATTCAGTGATTACTTCGGAGCAGCTGTTTCAAGCGCTGAGGGAAACTGTAGTTATGGTGGGCGTGTCGTTGTTTTTCGGGGCGCTGCTGGGGATACCGGTTGGCATCATTCTGGTGATTACGCGTCCGGGCGGTGTGATGGAGAACCGGTTTGTGTACGCGGTCCTTAATCCGGTCATTAACATCATCCGTTCGCTGCCGTTTATTATTCTGCTTGTGGCCATTATTCCTTTTACAAGACTTCTGGTGCATACGTCGATCGGTACCAGCGCTGCGATTGTGCCGCTTGTTGTATATGTTGCCCCTTATATAGCACGGCTGGTGGAAAATTCTTTGCTTGAGGTCAGCCCTGGAATTATGGAAGCTGCAGAAGCGATGGGCGCGACTACTTTTCAGGTCATTTGGCATTTTCTGCTCCCCGAGGCTTTTGGTTCATTGATTCTGACGATGACAACTGCGACGATCGGACTGATCGGGGCTACCGCAATGGCTGGCACTGTGGGCGGCGGGGGGATTGGCGATTTGGCGATCTCCTATGGCTACCAGCGGTTTGATACCTTTGTGATGATTGTGACTGTGGCGATTCTGATTATTTTTGTCCAGGGCATTCAGTCCGCAGGGAACCGGCTGGCCCGCAAAGCCCGCCGCGGGTAAGCGCGGAACACGGAAGGGGATATGCTAGTGGAACCGCAGATTATTGTGCGCGCCGCGCCGCAGGAGTTCATTTGCAGGCCGGGCAGCTGGGGCAGTCTGGAACAGCATCTGCAGAAAAGAGGAATCCGCCGTGTGCTGGTGGTGCGCGGAAACAGGTCTTGGACGGCGGCTGAGCCGTATTGGCCGCAGTTGAAAGAGACAGAGGTGCACTACCATGTGTACAGCGGAGAATGCACCTACCGCGAGCGTGATGTCATTGCCGGCTATGCGTCAGAGCATCAGCTTGAGGCGGTCATCGCCGTGGGCGGCGGGAAGATTACCGATCTGGTGAAATCGGCAGCGGCCCAGCTGAAGCTGCCGGCCATTATTCTTCCGACCCTGGCTGCGACCTGTGCAGCCTGGTCCTCGCTCAGTGTGATGTACGATGAGCAGGGGGCGTTCATCCGCTTTGAGGTTTTTGCCAGCAGCAATGCGCTGGTGCTGCTGGACCCGGCAGTCATTGCCGCTTCGCCGTCAGAGCTGCTGGCCGCCGGAATCGGCGATACCCTGGCGAAGTGGTATGAGGCGGATGTCATCATCAGACATCTGGAGGCACCGCCGGTTGAGGTGGAGTTGGCCTGGGATGCGGCGCGGAGATGCCGCGAAAACCTGCTCCGCTACAGCAGCGCGGCGCTTGCTGCTGTGCGGTCAGGAGAGTTGAATGATGCCCTGACCCGGACAGCCGAAACGATCATTATGGTCGCCGGGCTTGTGGGCGGATTCGGCGAGGATTATGGCCGCACCGCAGGCGCCCATTCGGTGCATGATGCGCTGACAGCCATCCCGGAGACACACCGTCTGCTGCATGGCAGCAAGGTAGCTTACGGTGTGCTGGTGCAGCTGGCGCTGGAAGGGAACTGGCCGGAGATTGACGGGCTGCTGCCCTTTTATCAGGAGCTGGGCCTGCCGACCAGTCTTAAGGCCATGGGGCTGGACCACTTGACGAGGGAAGAATTGCTGAAGCTGGGTGAAAGGGCTGCTGTACCCGAAGCTTCCATCCATATGATGCCCCGCTTAATTACCGCTGACGCGGTAGCGGATGCGGTGGCAGAGCTGGAGGAATACATAACGGCTGGTCAGAGTCAGACAAAAGGAGCAAGCATCTTATGAGTATAGCGATTATCGGAGCCATGGAAGAAGAAGTAGCCCCGCTGCTGCCGAAGCTGAGGGATGTCCGCAGCCTGAAGGCGGGCGGGGGAAAGCTGTATGCCGGAGTGCTGGACGGGCAGGAGGTAGTGCTGCTTCAGTCGGGCATCGGCAAGGTCAATGCGGCAATGACCACCACGCTGCTGCTGGAGCGGTTCCACTGTGAGCTGATCATCAACACCGGGGCGGCTGGCGGTCTGGCTGCTGACCTGAAGGTTGGCGATGTAGTCATCGCCGAGGAGCTGGTCTACAGCGATGTGGATGCCACGGCCTTCAGCTATGCCTACGGGCAGGTGCCGCAGATGCCGCAGCGTTATCCGGCAGCGGCCGGGCTGCTTGCACAGGCGCGGAAGCTTGTCCGGCGCGGCGTTAGGCAGGAGCAGATTGTTACGGGGCTGATTACGACAGCCGATTCTTTTATCAGCGATCCGGAGCGGGCAATGTCCATTGTCAGCCGGTTCCCGGAGGCGAAAGCGACGGATATGGAAGGTGCGGCGATTGCCCAGACGGCCTATCAATCCGGTGTTCCTTTTCTGGCGGTCCGCGCCATATCGGATATTGCCGGCTCCGGGGCGGCCGGATTGTTCAAATCCCATCTGGAGCTGGCTGCGGCAAACTCGGCTGAGGTGGTGCTGGAGATTCTCTCCCGGTATAAGCCGCCTGAAAGCTTTGGAATCTAAAGAGAACCGTCTTTCAACTTGGGAGACGGTTTTTATTTGTGTGCGTAATGAAGCAGCCAAGATGGTCCATAAGCCTTCAATGTCTTGTGACTCCGCATATTAAACCGCATTTCCAAGATAGATAACTGCCATTATAATAGGAATATTCTGTTGAAAAATTAAAATCCGCACTAATTGCGCAGGAGGCTGAATACTGTCATGAAGTCAGATCCGTTTATCCCGGTCTTGTTTGATTTTCCCGAGTTCTTTGAGACTGAACGCCTGCTGGTGCGCGCCCCGCAGTGGGGTGATGGGGCAGTAGTGAATGAGGCGATCCGCGAGAGTCTGGAGGAGCTGAAGCTGTGGATGCCTTTTGCCCAAAGCATGCCGGCACTGGAGGAATCCGAAATATACGTAAGAGATTCCAGGCTGAAATTTCTGAACCGGACTGTGCTGAATATGCTTATTTTTCACAAGGCAGAGGGGACCTTTCTGGGGTGCACCGGTCTGCATCATATCGACTGGGAGACCCGCTGTTTTGAAGCCGGATATTGGCTGCGGACCACCAGCACAGGCAAGGGATACATCACCGAGGCAGTAAACGGAATTACCCGCTTTGCCATACAGGAGCTTGCGGCGAACCGGATTGAAATCCGCTGCAGCGGACGTAATGCCAAAAGTGCTGCCGTTGCCGAACGTGCGGGTTTTTTACTGGATGGCATTCTGCGCCTTAACACCCTCGGCCTGGATGGAGAACTGCATGACTCCAAGGTATACGCCAAGGTACGGGGAGCCGAATTTTAGAGGATGTTGGAGCATTAATGCTGAAGCGATGAAGCGGGTCCGGATGCATGATGAAGAATTAGGGGGAGCTATTGATAAACGCTAGTTACTTAGAAACGAGGCCATCCAGTAGATATGCGGAACATGACCCGAAACAGACCGGAAATAAGAACACCAAGCATCAGAGACTAATGATTGTTTACTTTTTATGAAAATCTCCATTTGAACTCATGTATCACAGATATCCAATATTAGTTTGCCCTTGGTTTGGTGATTTGGAGTGCG
This genomic window contains:
- a CDS encoding sulfate/molybdate ABC transporter ATP-binding protein, with protein sequence MHVEVRGLNKHFGDFHAVKDVNFGITKGHLIGLLGPSGGGKTSILRMLAGLETPDSGEIVFHGKTVNNLPPQEREIGFVFQNYALFKHMTVYENIAFGLKVKKANKHTIQNRVAELVELTGLKGFEKRYPHQLSGGQRQRVAFARALAPEPQLLLLDEPFAAIDAKIRQELRSWLRELIERVGITSIFVTHDQDEAIEVADEIMIINQGRLEQKGTPWDIYKEPKTPFVATFIGESTLIGSAAELKGFHNTGGKPTKALIRPEYIEVGNLNEFKMASATEQGIVKHLHFRGSEWLVEVEVNGHKLVTYRSLEKETLTPGQEIAVLVHRAYLFNDERSWIQENGLKEDPMPVFI
- a CDS encoding sulfate ABC transporter substrate-binding protein, with amino-acid sequence MRFFKRSRQLHGWRAALMLAILALAVTGCGNGQESSAAVKPQGDLTLVVGAYSVAKDAMGEILPLFAAEWKAKTGQTLTFQQSYEASGTQARAIAGGFEADVTLLAMEGDVDKLVKAGLVEADWKKRGVNGMVTRSVVALGTREGNPKGIHDFADLAKPGVKVLYPNPKTSGGAQWDINAIYGAGLKLSEEQEGAKDPAAAKAFLESVHANVESLDKSGRASMAAFEYGVGDVIVTYENELLARIAQGVKYEVIIPKNTILIENPAAVVDKYAEEHGTSEAAGALVDYLTTPEAQQVFAKYGFRPVDKQVYAENESRYPVPAGLFDISYLGGWNEVRTTLYSKRGIWYQVLAGI
- a CDS encoding MBL fold metallo-hydrolase; translation: MDTLVFLGTGDAMGVPRVYCSCETCMEARSSGDNARLRSSVLIDNGSDFWVIDCGPDWRRQMELQGRRSMRRLLVTHPHFDHIGGLPEWADSCRWMGYRGELYAPAEVIPVIQRQYPWLGGHIDMIPCDGGLELDGWQVRTWRVNHGKNGYSYAYRLEKDGYAWVYCPDSISLGPEETKHMHGADLLVLGTSFYYESAELSTRSVYDMTEAAELLDIVEPVRAVYTHMSHDVDMRKDYILPGNVTLAVTGLKLQLGHGKG
- a CDS encoding SDR family NAD(P)-dependent oxidoreductase; translated protein: MLNIDFAGKTLVVTGGLTGIGRGIADLFLKAGANVVIGDIACRPGIERIHDRLVQIQMNVTVSADAARLIDTAVEAFGGVDFLVNNSGTSTMDYAVDIREEDWDKVMDINAKGVYLVSQAGARQMLHQGGGGRIINIASQAGKNGYRCMGNYVASKHAVLGFTKVMALELAQAQILVNAVCPGIVETDMKRRERVEGAALRGMQPEDILAEDRSQVPLGRTAEPEDVANVVLFLASPLASYMTGQAINVTGGMTMN
- a CDS encoding S-ribosylhomocysteine lyase — translated: MAKVESFQLDHTKVKAPYVRVAGTEKNEKGSTIQKYDLRFLQPNADALPTAAVHTLEHLLATYLRDELEGIIDISPMGCRTGFYLIIWDEHDPADVAAALTKVLHKVLETEHVPAVSALECGNYKDHSLFSAKEYARLVLEAGISDDPFRS
- a CDS encoding MetQ/NlpA family ABC transporter substrate-binding protein, translating into MKKTWIHSTLLVVAVALFTAGCGNDREASGAGSNSSAQEKKTLKISFNPGPYSDQFKNGVAPYLEKKGYTITYKEFTDGIQPNVAVANGEIDANVFQHSLYLQSINEREKIDLAGVVQVPTPPMGLYSKKHDSLDEVKDGDQVNLPNEPVNMLRALNVLKDVGWITLKDNIDPLQTSLADITSNPHNLKFIATEPAQGPRALEDVDYAAIQGNFAVSNNIKLTTALQLENMTDPFTNIVAVDSKNKDAQFVKDIIEGYHSDEFQKYIKSNPDYEGYKLPAYFK
- a CDS encoding aminotransferase class I/II-fold pyridoxal phosphate-dependent enzyme codes for the protein MDFIPSRNVTELPGNYFNAMKAKIALYRSRGIDVIDLASGNPDQPTPEHIVAALKEAVDKPENQGYPPFYGKSATLEAIAAFYQREYGVDLDPETEVAVFSGSGIGVVGIPQSLLNPGDLLLTVDPAYPAYHAAAALAGARVHTIPVHEAEGFLPDYGTVPEELARQVKLLMLNYPNNPTGAVATADFYERTLAFAARYRFPVLNDFAYGAFGFDGHKPVSLLQQPGGKEYGIETYTASKTFNMAGWRFGFAVGNASIIAALKHYHTQAYSTVFGAVQDAAAAALLGPQEGVAELGRLYERRRDVLVARLRELGWEINAPQGTFFAWFRVPEGYTAASFAACLLDEAQVAVAEGGGFGAQGREYVRVSLVNSEDKLNEAVDRIAAAGIFKRVKLSAGQEAVRHD
- a CDS encoding methionine ABC transporter ATP-binding protein, encoding MIEIKNVYKTFERKGQSIEALRGVSISIARGDIYGVIGYSGAGKSTLIRLVNALERPTSGEVLVEGQDLAGYNPAELRQAKKNIGMIFQHFNLLESKTVFDNIAIPLVLLKRSKQEIRERVTELLEFTGLGDKAHSYPKELSGGQKQRVGIARALASNPSILLCDEATSALDPQTTKSILELLQKINEEYNITIMIITHEMAVIQQICNKVAVMERGEIIEQGNVLDVFGSPHHPTTQSFVQTVIHNSVPQSVLHTLKAESGRRLFKLKFVGGAASEPIINSLIRRYEVDVNILFANMTEIQNTTLGNMILQMHGDHTVIDRAADFIVSQGVEITEVEA
- a CDS encoding methionine ABC transporter permease; its protein translation is MFDSVITSEQLFQALRETVVMVGVSLFFGALLGIPVGIILVITRPGGVMENRFVYAVLNPVINIIRSLPFIILLVAIIPFTRLLVHTSIGTSAAIVPLVVYVAPYIARLVENSLLEVSPGIMEAAEAMGATTFQVIWHFLLPEAFGSLILTMTTATIGLIGATAMAGTVGGGGIGDLAISYGYQRFDTFVMIVTVAILIIFVQGIQSAGNRLARKARRG
- a CDS encoding iron-containing alcohol dehydrogenase family protein — its product is MLVEPQIIVRAAPQEFICRPGSWGSLEQHLQKRGIRRVLVVRGNRSWTAAEPYWPQLKETEVHYHVYSGECTYRERDVIAGYASEHQLEAVIAVGGGKITDLVKSAAAQLKLPAIILPTLAATCAAWSSLSVMYDEQGAFIRFEVFASSNALVLLDPAVIAASPSELLAAGIGDTLAKWYEADVIIRHLEAPPVEVELAWDAARRCRENLLRYSSAALAAVRSGELNDALTRTAETIIMVAGLVGGFGEDYGRTAGAHSVHDALTAIPETHRLLHGSKVAYGVLVQLALEGNWPEIDGLLPFYQELGLPTSLKAMGLDHLTREELLKLGERAAVPEASIHMMPRLITADAVADAVAELEEYITAGQSQTKGASIL
- a CDS encoding 5'-methylthioadenosine/adenosylhomocysteine nucleosidase — translated: MSIAIIGAMEEEVAPLLPKLRDVRSLKAGGGKLYAGVLDGQEVVLLQSGIGKVNAAMTTTLLLERFHCELIINTGAAGGLAADLKVGDVVIAEELVYSDVDATAFSYAYGQVPQMPQRYPAAAGLLAQARKLVRRGVRQEQIVTGLITTADSFISDPERAMSIVSRFPEAKATDMEGAAIAQTAYQSGVPFLAVRAISDIAGSGAAGLFKSHLELAAANSAEVVLEILSRYKPPESFGI